From a single Accipiter gentilis chromosome 8, bAccGen1.1, whole genome shotgun sequence genomic region:
- the SH3GL1 gene encoding endophilin-A2 isoform X2 yields the protein MSVAGLKKQFYKASQLVSEKVGGAEGTKLDDDFKEMEKKVDLTSKAVTEVLTRTIEYLQPNPASRAKLTMLNTMSKIRGQVKNPGYPQSEGLLGESMIRYGKELGEDSNFGDALLDAGESMKRLAEVKDSLDIEVKQNFIDPLQNLCDKDLKEIQHHLKKLEGRRLDFDYKKKRQGKIPDEELRQAMEKFEESKEVAETSMHNLLETDIEQVSQLSALVDAQLDYHRQAVQILDELAEKLKRRMREASSRPKREYKPKPRETYDFGDTDQSNGGFSCNPTPKVSAPLDQPCCKALYDFEPENDGELGFKEGDIITLTNQIDENWYEGMINGQSGFFPLNYVEVLVPLPQ from the exons CTGGTCAGCGAGAAGGTCGGAGGGGCCGAAGGGACCAAGCTAGACGATGACTTCAAGGAAATGGAAAAG AAAGTGGACCTGACCAGCAAGGCAGTTACAGAAGTATTGACCAGAACAATAGAGTACCTCCAGCCGAACCCAG CTTCCAGAGCCAAGCTAACCATGCTCAACACGATGTCAAAGATCCGCGGGCAGGTGAAGAACCCCGGCTACCCGCAGTCGGAAGGGCTGCTGGGGGAGAGCATGATCCGATACGGCAAGGAGCTGGGCGAGGACTCCAACTTCG GCGATGCGCTTCTTGATGCTGGCGAATCTATGAAGCGGTTGGCTGAAGTGAAGGACTCGCTGGATATTGAAGTCAAACAAAATTTTATTGATCCCCTCCAGAACCTGTGTGACAAAGACCTGAAAGAGATCCAG CATCATCTCAAGAAGCTGGAAGGCAGACGCTTGGACTTTGACTACAAGAAGAAACGACAGGGCAAAATCCCCGATGAGGAACTTCGACAGGCCATGGAGAAATTTGAAGAGTCCAAGGAAGTAGCGGAGACCAGTATGCACAACCTCCTAGAAACTGAC ATCGAGCAGGTGAGCCAGCTCTCAGCCTTGGTGGACGCCCAGCTGGACTACCACAGGCAGGCAGTGCAGATCCTGGACGAGCTTGCGGAAAAACTCAAACGCAG aatGAGGGAGGCCTCCTCACGTCCCAAGCGGGAATACAAGCCCAAACCCAGGGAGACATATGACTTTGGAGACACTGACCAATCTAATGGGGGCTTCTCTTGTAATCCTACCCCCAAAGTCTCAG cccccctggACCAGCCCTGCTGCAAGGCTCTCTACGACTTCGAACCCGAAAATGATGGCGAGCTGGGCTTCAAGGAAGGCGACATCATCACCCTGACCAACCAGATCGACGAAAACTGGTACGAGGGCATGATCAACGGCCAGTCGGGCTTCTTCCCCCTCAACTACGTGGAAGTGCTGGTTCCGCTACCTCAGTGA
- the SH3GL1 gene encoding endophilin-A2 isoform X3 — MSVAGLKKQFYKASQLVSEKVGGAEGTKLDDDFKEMEKKVDLTSKAVTEVLTRTIEYLQPNPASRAKLTMLNTMSKIRGQVKNPGYPQSEGLLGESMIRYGKELGEDSNFGDALLDAGESMKRLAEVKDSLDIEVKQNFIDPLQNLCDKDLKEIQHHLKKLEGRRLDFDYKKKRQGKIPDEELRQAMEKFEESKEVAETSMHNLLETDIEQVSQLSALVDAQLDYHRQAVQILDELAEKLKRRMREASSRPKREYKPKPRETYDFGDTDQSNGGFSCNPTPKVSDPPFGPCLSLFPVHVVFKHVSFCLEAASSSFRSDKPSRASVRSIPPLDQPCCKALYDFEPENDGELGFKEGDIITLTNQIDENWYEGMINGQSGFFPLNYVEVLVPLPQ, encoded by the exons CTGGTCAGCGAGAAGGTCGGAGGGGCCGAAGGGACCAAGCTAGACGATGACTTCAAGGAAATGGAAAAG AAAGTGGACCTGACCAGCAAGGCAGTTACAGAAGTATTGACCAGAACAATAGAGTACCTCCAGCCGAACCCAG CTTCCAGAGCCAAGCTAACCATGCTCAACACGATGTCAAAGATCCGCGGGCAGGTGAAGAACCCCGGCTACCCGCAGTCGGAAGGGCTGCTGGGGGAGAGCATGATCCGATACGGCAAGGAGCTGGGCGAGGACTCCAACTTCG GCGATGCGCTTCTTGATGCTGGCGAATCTATGAAGCGGTTGGCTGAAGTGAAGGACTCGCTGGATATTGAAGTCAAACAAAATTTTATTGATCCCCTCCAGAACCTGTGTGACAAAGACCTGAAAGAGATCCAG CATCATCTCAAGAAGCTGGAAGGCAGACGCTTGGACTTTGACTACAAGAAGAAACGACAGGGCAAAATCCCCGATGAGGAACTTCGACAGGCCATGGAGAAATTTGAAGAGTCCAAGGAAGTAGCGGAGACCAGTATGCACAACCTCCTAGAAACTGAC ATCGAGCAGGTGAGCCAGCTCTCAGCCTTGGTGGACGCCCAGCTGGACTACCACAGGCAGGCAGTGCAGATCCTGGACGAGCTTGCGGAAAAACTCAAACGCAG aatGAGGGAGGCCTCCTCACGTCCCAAGCGGGAATACAAGCCCAAACCCAGGGAGACATATGACTTTGGAGACACTGACCAATCTAATGGGGGCTTCTCTTGTAATCCTACCCCCAAAGTCTCAG ATCCTCCCTTTGGGCCCTGCCTTTCCCTCTTTCCAGTTCACGTTGTTTTTAAGCATGTCTCTTTTTGTTTGGAAGCAGCTTCCTCCTCTTTCCGATCCGACAAGCCGTCCCGGGCCTCCGTCAGGAGTATCC cccccctggACCAGCCCTGCTGCAAGGCTCTCTACGACTTCGAACCCGAAAATGATGGCGAGCTGGGCTTCAAGGAAGGCGACATCATCACCCTGACCAACCAGATCGACGAAAACTGGTACGAGGGCATGATCAACGGCCAGTCGGGCTTCTTCCCCCTCAACTACGTGGAAGTGCTGGTTCCGCTACCTCAGTGA
- the MPND gene encoding MPN domain-containing protein isoform X3 has translation MAALAAASPGGDECLEEDEDELEPGLDEAEAEPETGSGTKAAGGTRGAVLTRRGITLRVLLRDGLLEPARGVLSIYYLGKKFVGDLGADGTITWQETGQVFNSPSAWATHCKRLVNPAKKSGCGWASVRYKGQKLDQYKAAWLRKHQPNAPPAEEVGWDPLPAPQAQIWDPAAWVVGWVPALCCPQSLASEGEEEEMPEDEEEEATREGRAPVPEPTATKKPEERSKKQQCKNLAEPAGTDHGPPGKRLESKPRVPVRYCTLGTRDSARNPQTLVEVTSFAAINKFQPFNVAISSNVLLLLDFHSHLTRSEVVGYLGGRWDTNTQLLTVLRAFPCRTRLGDAEAAGAVEEEICQSLFLRGLSLVGWYHSHPFGPALPSLHDIDAQMDYQLKLQGSGNGFQPCLALICGPYYHGNPGVESKIAPFWVMPPPEQRPNDYGIPMDVEVAYIQDGFLTNDVLQEMTLLVEFYKGAPDLVKFQELWSQDQTYLDKLKGSLASRTPKDQSFTHILEQIYSLLKLSS, from the exons ATGGCAG CGCTGGCGGCCGCCTCCCCCGGCGGGGACGAGTGCCtggaggaggacgaggacgagCTGGAGCCGGGACTGGACGAAGCGGAGGCCGAGCCGGAGACCGGGAGCGGGACAAAGGCGGCGGGGGGCACCCGGGGGGCCGTGCTCACCCGCCGCGGCATCACCCTCCGCGTCCTTCTCCGCGACGGGCTCCTCGAGCCGGCCCGCGGCGTCCTCTCCATCTACTACCTG GGCAAAAAATTCGTGGGGGACCTGGGGGCGGATGGGACCATCACCTGGCAGGAGACGGGACAGGTCTTCAACTCGCCCAGCGCCTGGGCCACCCACTGCAAGCGCCTGGTGAACCCCGCCAAGAAGTCGGGGTGCGGGTGGGCGTCCGTCCGCTACAAGGGCCAGAAGCTGGACCAGTACAAAGCCGCTTGGCTGCGAAAGCACCAGCCCAACGCGCCGCCCGCCGAGGAGGTGGGTTGGgaccccctccccgccccccaagCCCAAATCTGGGACCCCGCAGCAtgggtggtgggatgggtgcCAGCCTTGTGCTGCCCGCAGAGTTTGGCCAgcgagggtgaggaggaggagatgcctgaggatgaagaagaggaggCGACGAGGGAGGGTCGGGCGCCCGTGCCGGAGCCGACGGCTACCAAAAAACCAGAGGAgaggagcaagaagcagcagtgcAAGAACCTGGCAGAGCCGGCGGGGACGG ATCACGGCCCCCCGGGGAAAAGGCTGGAGAGCAAACCCCGGGTGCCCGTCCGCTACTGCACCCTGGGCACCCGCGACTCGGCCAG GAACCCCCAGACCCTGGTGGAGGTGACGTCCTTCGCCGCCATCAACAAGTTCCAGCCCTTCAACGTGGCCATTTCCAGCAACGTCCTCCTGCTCCTG GATTTCCACAGCCACCTGACGCGGAGCGAAGTGGTGGGCTACCTGGGTGGGCGGTGGGACACCAATACACAGT tgctgaCGGTGCTGCGAGCCTTCCCATGCCGGACCCGCCTGGGTGATGCCGAGGCTGCCGGTGccgtggaagaggag ATCTGCCAGAGCTTGTTCTTGCGGGGGCTGTCGCTGGTGGGTTGGTACCACAGCCACCCCTTCGGCCCCGCGCTGCCCTCCCTGCACGACATCGACGCGCAGATGGATTATCAGCTCAAGCTCCAGGGTAGCGGCAACGgcttccagccctgcctggccctcATCTGCG gACCCTACTATCACGGTAACCCCGGCGTGGAGTCCAAAATCGCGCCCTTCTGGGTGATGCCGCCACCGGAG CAACGGCCCAACGACTACGGCATCCCCATGGACGTGGAGGTGGCCTACATCCAGGACGGCTTCCTCACCAACGATGTCCTGCAGGAGATG acgCTGCTGGTGGAGTTTTATAAGGGAGCCCCCGACCTGGTGAAGTTTCAGGAGCTGTGGAGTCAGGATCAGACGTACCTGGACAAGCTGAAG GGCTCCCTGGCCTCCCGCACCCCCAAAGACCAGAGCTTCACCCACATCCTGGAGCAGATCTACAGCCTCCTCAAGCTGAGCAGCTGA
- the SH3GL1 gene encoding endophilin-A2 isoform X1 — protein sequence MSVAGLKKQFYKASQLVSEKVGGAEGTKLDDDFKEMEKKVDLTSKAVTEVLTRTIEYLQPNPASRAKLTMLNTMSKIRGQVKNPGYPQSEGLLGESMIRYGKELGEDSNFGDALLDAGESMKRLAEVKDSLDIEVKQNFIDPLQNLCDKDLKEIQHHLKKLEGRRLDFDYKKKRQGKIPDEELRQAMEKFEESKEVAETSMHNLLETDIEQVSQLSALVDAQLDYHRQAVQILDELAEKLKRRMREASSRPKREYKPKPRETYDFGDTDQSNGGFSCNPTPKVSASSSFRSDKPSRASVRSIPPLDQPCCKALYDFEPENDGELGFKEGDIITLTNQIDENWYEGMINGQSGFFPLNYVEVLVPLPQ from the exons CTGGTCAGCGAGAAGGTCGGAGGGGCCGAAGGGACCAAGCTAGACGATGACTTCAAGGAAATGGAAAAG AAAGTGGACCTGACCAGCAAGGCAGTTACAGAAGTATTGACCAGAACAATAGAGTACCTCCAGCCGAACCCAG CTTCCAGAGCCAAGCTAACCATGCTCAACACGATGTCAAAGATCCGCGGGCAGGTGAAGAACCCCGGCTACCCGCAGTCGGAAGGGCTGCTGGGGGAGAGCATGATCCGATACGGCAAGGAGCTGGGCGAGGACTCCAACTTCG GCGATGCGCTTCTTGATGCTGGCGAATCTATGAAGCGGTTGGCTGAAGTGAAGGACTCGCTGGATATTGAAGTCAAACAAAATTTTATTGATCCCCTCCAGAACCTGTGTGACAAAGACCTGAAAGAGATCCAG CATCATCTCAAGAAGCTGGAAGGCAGACGCTTGGACTTTGACTACAAGAAGAAACGACAGGGCAAAATCCCCGATGAGGAACTTCGACAGGCCATGGAGAAATTTGAAGAGTCCAAGGAAGTAGCGGAGACCAGTATGCACAACCTCCTAGAAACTGAC ATCGAGCAGGTGAGCCAGCTCTCAGCCTTGGTGGACGCCCAGCTGGACTACCACAGGCAGGCAGTGCAGATCCTGGACGAGCTTGCGGAAAAACTCAAACGCAG aatGAGGGAGGCCTCCTCACGTCCCAAGCGGGAATACAAGCCCAAACCCAGGGAGACATATGACTTTGGAGACACTGACCAATCTAATGGGGGCTTCTCTTGTAATCCTACCCCCAAAGTCTCAG CTTCCTCCTCTTTCCGATCCGACAAGCCGTCCCGGGCCTCCGTCAGGAGTATCC cccccctggACCAGCCCTGCTGCAAGGCTCTCTACGACTTCGAACCCGAAAATGATGGCGAGCTGGGCTTCAAGGAAGGCGACATCATCACCCTGACCAACCAGATCGACGAAAACTGGTACGAGGGCATGATCAACGGCCAGTCGGGCTTCTTCCCCCTCAACTACGTGGAAGTGCTGGTTCCGCTACCTCAGTGA
- the MPND gene encoding MPN domain-containing protein isoform X2: MAQACFRGPNSGVPPWGSQSGGTHPVPPKGFMSWGSHPGVGGPGPGVSLGSQFGGGVPIPGSQPQGGPRHGGVPSGGAHPMGVSSLGGGPTAGGGAVSQTGGNLKGPSPGQPTRGSRSRVGRPPRPHTSQSRGPPVEGEREPPQPGPDPPGAGRDSAPPPGTGPGRRRRLGGVGCRSPGGSVGTGARSRVPPGPAAPVSPRSPRSCAGTGTGTGTGTGTGTGTGIGPAGVVAPAGPSAAGTAALAAASPGGDECLEEDEDELEPGLDEAEAEPETGSGTKAAGGTRGAVLTRRGITLRVLLRDGLLEPARGVLSIYYLGKKFVGDLGADGTITWQETGQVFNSPSAWATHCKRLVNPAKKSGCGWASVRYKGQKLDQYKAAWLRKHQPNAPPAEESLASEGEEEEMPEDEEEEATREGRAPVPEPTATKKPEERSKKQQCKNLAEPAGTDHGPPGKRLESKPRVPVRYCTLGTRDSARNPQTLVEVTSFAAINKFQPFNVAISSNVLLLLDFHSHLTRSEVVGYLGGRWDTNTQLLTVLRAFPCRTRLGDAEAAGAVEEEICQSLFLRGLSLVGWYHSHPFGPALPSLHDIDAQMDYQLKLQGSGNGFQPCLALICGPYYHGNPGVESKIAPFWVMPPPEQRPNDYGIPMDVEVAYIQDGFLTNDVLQEMTLLVEFYKGAPDLVKFQELWSQDQTYLDKLKGSLASRTPKDQSFTHILEQIYSLLKLSS; encoded by the exons ATGGCCCAGGCGTGTTTCAGGGGTCCCAATAGTGGGGTCCCACCCTGGGGGTCCCAGTCTGGGGGAACCCACCCAGTCCCACCCAAAGGTTTCATGTCCTGGGGGTcccaccctggggtggggggtcctggTCCAGGGGTGTCTCTGGGGTCCCAGTTTGGAGGGGGGGTCCCAATCCCAGGGTCCCAGCCCCAGGGGGGTCCCAGACATGGGGGGGTCCCATCCGGGGGTGCCCACCCAATGGGTGTCTCCAGCCTCGGGGGGGGTCCCACGGcaggggggggggctgtgtcccAAACTGGGGGAAATCTCAAGGGTCCCAGCCCGGGACAGCCCACCCGGGGGTCCCGGTCCCGAGTGGGgaggcccccccgcccccatacCTCGCAGTCCCGGGGTCCCCCCGTAGAAGGCGAGCGGGAGCCCCCGCAGCCCGGCCCAGACCCTCCGGGAGCGGGACGGGACTCGGCTCCGCCACCGGGAACCGGCCCCGGGCGGCGGAGGcgactggggggggtggggtgtcggTCCCCGGGGGGGTCGGTGGGTACCGGGGCTCGGTCCCGGGTCCCACCTGGTCCCGCGGCCCCCGTTTCTCCACGAAGCCCTCGTAGCTgtgccgggaccgggaccgggaccgggaccgggaccgggaccgggaccgggaccgggatcgGTCCGGCCGGGGTGGTGGCACCGGCTGGGCCATCCGCTGCAGGAACCGCAG CGCTGGCGGCCGCCTCCCCCGGCGGGGACGAGTGCCtggaggaggacgaggacgagCTGGAGCCGGGACTGGACGAAGCGGAGGCCGAGCCGGAGACCGGGAGCGGGACAAAGGCGGCGGGGGGCACCCGGGGGGCCGTGCTCACCCGCCGCGGCATCACCCTCCGCGTCCTTCTCCGCGACGGGCTCCTCGAGCCGGCCCGCGGCGTCCTCTCCATCTACTACCTG GGCAAAAAATTCGTGGGGGACCTGGGGGCGGATGGGACCATCACCTGGCAGGAGACGGGACAGGTCTTCAACTCGCCCAGCGCCTGGGCCACCCACTGCAAGCGCCTGGTGAACCCCGCCAAGAAGTCGGGGTGCGGGTGGGCGTCCGTCCGCTACAAGGGCCAGAAGCTGGACCAGTACAAAGCCGCTTGGCTGCGAAAGCACCAGCCCAACGCGCCGCCCGCCGAGGAG AGTTTGGCCAgcgagggtgaggaggaggagatgcctgaggatgaagaagaggaggCGACGAGGGAGGGTCGGGCGCCCGTGCCGGAGCCGACGGCTACCAAAAAACCAGAGGAgaggagcaagaagcagcagtgcAAGAACCTGGCAGAGCCGGCGGGGACGG ATCACGGCCCCCCGGGGAAAAGGCTGGAGAGCAAACCCCGGGTGCCCGTCCGCTACTGCACCCTGGGCACCCGCGACTCGGCCAG GAACCCCCAGACCCTGGTGGAGGTGACGTCCTTCGCCGCCATCAACAAGTTCCAGCCCTTCAACGTGGCCATTTCCAGCAACGTCCTCCTGCTCCTG GATTTCCACAGCCACCTGACGCGGAGCGAAGTGGTGGGCTACCTGGGTGGGCGGTGGGACACCAATACACAGT tgctgaCGGTGCTGCGAGCCTTCCCATGCCGGACCCGCCTGGGTGATGCCGAGGCTGCCGGTGccgtggaagaggag ATCTGCCAGAGCTTGTTCTTGCGGGGGCTGTCGCTGGTGGGTTGGTACCACAGCCACCCCTTCGGCCCCGCGCTGCCCTCCCTGCACGACATCGACGCGCAGATGGATTATCAGCTCAAGCTCCAGGGTAGCGGCAACGgcttccagccctgcctggccctcATCTGCG gACCCTACTATCACGGTAACCCCGGCGTGGAGTCCAAAATCGCGCCCTTCTGGGTGATGCCGCCACCGGAG CAACGGCCCAACGACTACGGCATCCCCATGGACGTGGAGGTGGCCTACATCCAGGACGGCTTCCTCACCAACGATGTCCTGCAGGAGATG acgCTGCTGGTGGAGTTTTATAAGGGAGCCCCCGACCTGGTGAAGTTTCAGGAGCTGTGGAGTCAGGATCAGACGTACCTGGACAAGCTGAAG GGCTCCCTGGCCTCCCGCACCCCCAAAGACCAGAGCTTCACCCACATCCTGGAGCAGATCTACAGCCTCCTCAAGCTGAGCAGCTGA
- the MPND gene encoding MPN domain-containing protein isoform X1, whose translation MAQACFRGPNSGVPPWGSQSGGTHPVPPKGFMSWGSHPGVGGPGPGVSLGSQFGGGVPIPGSQPQGGPRHGGVPSGGAHPMGVSSLGGGPTAGGGAVSQTGGNLKGPSPGQPTRGSRSRVGRPPRPHTSQSRGPPVEGEREPPQPGPDPPGAGRDSAPPPGTGPGRRRRLGGVGCRSPGGSVGTGARSRVPPGPAAPVSPRSPRSCAGTGTGTGTGTGTGTGTGIGPAGVVAPAGPSAAGTAALAAASPGGDECLEEDEDELEPGLDEAEAEPETGSGTKAAGGTRGAVLTRRGITLRVLLRDGLLEPARGVLSIYYLGKKFVGDLGADGTITWQETGQVFNSPSAWATHCKRLVNPAKKSGCGWASVRYKGQKLDQYKAAWLRKHQPNAPPAEEVGWDPLPAPQAQIWDPAAWVVGWVPALCCPQSLASEGEEEEMPEDEEEEATREGRAPVPEPTATKKPEERSKKQQCKNLAEPAGTDHGPPGKRLESKPRVPVRYCTLGTRDSARNPQTLVEVTSFAAINKFQPFNVAISSNVLLLLDFHSHLTRSEVVGYLGGRWDTNTQLLTVLRAFPCRTRLGDAEAAGAVEEEICQSLFLRGLSLVGWYHSHPFGPALPSLHDIDAQMDYQLKLQGSGNGFQPCLALICGPYYHGNPGVESKIAPFWVMPPPEQRPNDYGIPMDVEVAYIQDGFLTNDVLQEMTLLVEFYKGAPDLVKFQELWSQDQTYLDKLKGSLASRTPKDQSFTHILEQIYSLLKLSS comes from the exons ATGGCCCAGGCGTGTTTCAGGGGTCCCAATAGTGGGGTCCCACCCTGGGGGTCCCAGTCTGGGGGAACCCACCCAGTCCCACCCAAAGGTTTCATGTCCTGGGGGTcccaccctggggtggggggtcctggTCCAGGGGTGTCTCTGGGGTCCCAGTTTGGAGGGGGGGTCCCAATCCCAGGGTCCCAGCCCCAGGGGGGTCCCAGACATGGGGGGGTCCCATCCGGGGGTGCCCACCCAATGGGTGTCTCCAGCCTCGGGGGGGGTCCCACGGcaggggggggggctgtgtcccAAACTGGGGGAAATCTCAAGGGTCCCAGCCCGGGACAGCCCACCCGGGGGTCCCGGTCCCGAGTGGGgaggcccccccgcccccatacCTCGCAGTCCCGGGGTCCCCCCGTAGAAGGCGAGCGGGAGCCCCCGCAGCCCGGCCCAGACCCTCCGGGAGCGGGACGGGACTCGGCTCCGCCACCGGGAACCGGCCCCGGGCGGCGGAGGcgactggggggggtggggtgtcggTCCCCGGGGGGGTCGGTGGGTACCGGGGCTCGGTCCCGGGTCCCACCTGGTCCCGCGGCCCCCGTTTCTCCACGAAGCCCTCGTAGCTgtgccgggaccgggaccgggaccgggaccgggaccgggaccgggaccgggaccgggatcgGTCCGGCCGGGGTGGTGGCACCGGCTGGGCCATCCGCTGCAGGAACCGCAG CGCTGGCGGCCGCCTCCCCCGGCGGGGACGAGTGCCtggaggaggacgaggacgagCTGGAGCCGGGACTGGACGAAGCGGAGGCCGAGCCGGAGACCGGGAGCGGGACAAAGGCGGCGGGGGGCACCCGGGGGGCCGTGCTCACCCGCCGCGGCATCACCCTCCGCGTCCTTCTCCGCGACGGGCTCCTCGAGCCGGCCCGCGGCGTCCTCTCCATCTACTACCTG GGCAAAAAATTCGTGGGGGACCTGGGGGCGGATGGGACCATCACCTGGCAGGAGACGGGACAGGTCTTCAACTCGCCCAGCGCCTGGGCCACCCACTGCAAGCGCCTGGTGAACCCCGCCAAGAAGTCGGGGTGCGGGTGGGCGTCCGTCCGCTACAAGGGCCAGAAGCTGGACCAGTACAAAGCCGCTTGGCTGCGAAAGCACCAGCCCAACGCGCCGCCCGCCGAGGAGGTGGGTTGGgaccccctccccgccccccaagCCCAAATCTGGGACCCCGCAGCAtgggtggtgggatgggtgcCAGCCTTGTGCTGCCCGCAGAGTTTGGCCAgcgagggtgaggaggaggagatgcctgaggatgaagaagaggaggCGACGAGGGAGGGTCGGGCGCCCGTGCCGGAGCCGACGGCTACCAAAAAACCAGAGGAgaggagcaagaagcagcagtgcAAGAACCTGGCAGAGCCGGCGGGGACGG ATCACGGCCCCCCGGGGAAAAGGCTGGAGAGCAAACCCCGGGTGCCCGTCCGCTACTGCACCCTGGGCACCCGCGACTCGGCCAG GAACCCCCAGACCCTGGTGGAGGTGACGTCCTTCGCCGCCATCAACAAGTTCCAGCCCTTCAACGTGGCCATTTCCAGCAACGTCCTCCTGCTCCTG GATTTCCACAGCCACCTGACGCGGAGCGAAGTGGTGGGCTACCTGGGTGGGCGGTGGGACACCAATACACAGT tgctgaCGGTGCTGCGAGCCTTCCCATGCCGGACCCGCCTGGGTGATGCCGAGGCTGCCGGTGccgtggaagaggag ATCTGCCAGAGCTTGTTCTTGCGGGGGCTGTCGCTGGTGGGTTGGTACCACAGCCACCCCTTCGGCCCCGCGCTGCCCTCCCTGCACGACATCGACGCGCAGATGGATTATCAGCTCAAGCTCCAGGGTAGCGGCAACGgcttccagccctgcctggccctcATCTGCG gACCCTACTATCACGGTAACCCCGGCGTGGAGTCCAAAATCGCGCCCTTCTGGGTGATGCCGCCACCGGAG CAACGGCCCAACGACTACGGCATCCCCATGGACGTGGAGGTGGCCTACATCCAGGACGGCTTCCTCACCAACGATGTCCTGCAGGAGATG acgCTGCTGGTGGAGTTTTATAAGGGAGCCCCCGACCTGGTGAAGTTTCAGGAGCTGTGGAGTCAGGATCAGACGTACCTGGACAAGCTGAAG GGCTCCCTGGCCTCCCGCACCCCCAAAGACCAGAGCTTCACCCACATCCTGGAGCAGATCTACAGCCTCCTCAAGCTGAGCAGCTGA